One genomic window of Moorella glycerini includes the following:
- a CDS encoding IS110 family transposase produces MGKTLFVGIDIGSDTNVVRILDDTGEDVCGFSVSNDLPGAERLVERIVAEAELLDADKIEIGMEATNLYWWHLSQALHEAPELSAFAAEIAVINPKVIDGFKLIYPDMAKTGALDARVIADCLRFGRVRPTPPPDMTYAPLQRLTRFRYHLVSNLTREKNRALNLIFLKFSTYQKECPFSNLFGQASRAVVGNLTPDEIANMPVEELVDMMLEHGNNRLKDVPEMARVIKQAARNSYRLNPKMRDAVDVTLAMSLETIRFFETQQKKIDQIIAKELKAIPQTLDTVPGIGPVYSAGIIAEIGDISRFKNHNALAKFAGLTWRQH; encoded by the coding sequence ATGGGAAAAACCCTTTTTGTCGGTATCGATATAGGGTCCGACACCAATGTGGTGCGCATCCTTGATGATACCGGCGAAGATGTCTGCGGTTTTAGCGTTTCTAACGACCTCCCCGGGGCTGAAAGGCTTGTGGAAAGGATTGTTGCTGAAGCTGAGTTACTTGATGCTGATAAGATTGAGATTGGCATGGAGGCCACTAACCTCTATTGGTGGCACCTTTCCCAGGCCCTGCATGAGGCTCCTGAACTCTCGGCATTTGCTGCGGAAATAGCGGTGATTAACCCCAAGGTGATTGACGGCTTTAAGCTTATCTACCCGGATATGGCTAAGACCGGCGCCTTGGATGCCCGGGTTATTGCTGATTGCTTGCGGTTTGGACGGGTACGTCCAACACCCCCTCCTGATATGACCTATGCTCCTTTGCAACGGCTTACCCGGTTTCGCTATCACCTGGTCAGTAACCTCACTCGTGAGAAGAATAGGGCCCTCAATCTGATATTCCTTAAGTTTTCTACCTACCAGAAGGAGTGTCCCTTCTCCAATTTGTTCGGGCAGGCCTCCCGGGCTGTCGTTGGCAACCTCACCCCTGATGAAATTGCTAATATGCCGGTGGAAGAACTGGTCGATATGATGCTTGAGCACGGTAATAACCGCTTGAAGGATGTCCCGGAGATGGCCAGAGTTATTAAACAGGCGGCCCGCAATTCCTACCGTTTAAACCCTAAAATGCGGGATGCTGTTGATGTTACCCTGGCCATGTCCCTGGAAACCATCCGCTTCTTTGAAACCCAGCAGAAGAAAATCGACCAGATCATTGCTAAAGAACTAAAAGCCATTCCCCAAACGTTAGATACTGTTCCTGGTATCGGGCCGGTTTACTCTGCCGGCATAATAGCCGAAATTGGTGACATCTCCAGGTTTAAGAACCACAATGCCCTTGCTAAATTCGCGGGCCTGACCTGGCGGCAGCACTAG
- a CDS encoding GntR family transcriptional regulator, which translates to MTEKVLPIIGHGEISPEKSIPLYQQLKDALAAQIKNGILKTGERLPSEKELCAMYNVSRITVRQALGELAREGLIYRSHGKGTFVARPRIQQELVRVTPFEETLRSKGLEPSTRYLDASLVAADYHLATVLALPVATSVIRLELLGLGNNEPMVYYISYFEGELGQQLAALARELCRQKIAFSTYDLYEKAGLPAPAMVTQSFEAVAARKEQARVLDIKPGEPLLLVTSLVYTAEGRPVEYKRAAYRGDKYSFYITRPVNRGKTI; encoded by the coding sequence ATGACAGAAAAAGTGCTTCCCATTATCGGGCATGGGGAGATATCACCAGAAAAATCGATACCTCTCTATCAACAATTGAAAGATGCCCTGGCGGCACAGATCAAAAACGGTATATTGAAGACCGGTGAGCGCCTGCCGTCCGAAAAAGAGCTTTGTGCCATGTATAATGTCAGCCGGATTACGGTGCGCCAGGCTCTGGGGGAACTTGCCAGGGAAGGTCTAATTTACCGCAGTCATGGTAAAGGCACCTTTGTCGCTCGCCCCCGCATCCAGCAGGAACTAGTAAGGGTAACCCCTTTTGAAGAGACCTTACGGAGTAAAGGCCTGGAACCGTCCACTCGGTACCTGGACGCCAGCCTGGTAGCGGCGGATTATCACCTGGCCACTGTACTGGCTCTTCCCGTTGCCACCAGCGTAATCCGGTTGGAGCTCCTGGGCCTGGGTAATAATGAACCTATGGTCTATTACATTTCCTACTTTGAAGGAGAACTGGGACAACAATTGGCAGCCCTGGCTCGGGAGTTATGTCGGCAAAAAATAGCTTTTTCCACGTACGACCTCTATGAAAAAGCTGGTTTGCCGGCTCCGGCTATGGTGACCCAGTCTTTTGAGGCCGTTGCTGCGCGTAAAGAACAGGCGCGTGTCCTGGATATTAAGCCAGGCGAACCCTTGCTCCTGGTAACCTCCTTGGTCTATACAGCGGAGGGGCGGCCGGTAGAATATAAACGGGCGGCCTACCGCGGGGATAAATACAGTTTCTATATAACCCGGCCGGTTAACCGGGGAAAAACAATATAA
- a CDS encoding acyclic terpene utilization AtuA family protein: MTKKPLRFLCPNGHLGFAPIKTGSFYRGVETKPDFILADSGSDDIGPGPLGSDTSTSPLEWQKHDLEHMLLAARKLGVPMIIGSAGDTGTNSRVDLYVNIIKELAEKHDLPKFKIGYFYSEVSKDYLAQKMKKGQVIKGLDGRPDLTPEELDKTDRIVAVAGVHPYIKLLDMGADVIIGGRSSDCVIFAAPAIRAGFPEDLAYYLGKVLECASFCAEPYGGKETVIGTITEKEVLVTAMHPEQRCTVASVAGHAMYERSNPYYEYVLGGMLDMSNCRYEQYDEKTCRITGPKFIPSDEWRVKLEGSGKVGERYIGIAGIRDPYTIQNIDKVIEWARAQARERFGDTGYELHYHVFGRNGVMGDLEPVKEIRSHELCIVVEGIAPTKAMAEEVAMIGTRQMFYARLPEVKGTAGGAAFVVDEVLPASPAYIWTMNHTVALDDPMELFPTFLTEAGK, from the coding sequence ATGACAAAAAAACCTTTGCGCTTTCTCTGTCCCAACGGCCACCTGGGCTTTGCTCCCATCAAGACCGGTAGCTTTTACCGGGGCGTTGAGACCAAGCCCGATTTTATCCTTGCCGACTCCGGCAGTGACGACATCGGTCCCGGACCTTTAGGTTCCGACACCTCTACCAGCCCTTTGGAATGGCAGAAACACGACCTGGAACATATGCTGCTGGCCGCCCGTAAACTGGGTGTCCCCATGATCATCGGTTCCGCCGGCGACACCGGAACCAATAGCCGTGTCGACCTCTACGTCAACATTATTAAGGAACTGGCCGAGAAACACGACTTACCTAAATTTAAAATCGGTTACTTCTATTCAGAAGTAAGCAAGGACTACCTGGCCCAAAAAATGAAAAAAGGACAGGTTATCAAAGGCCTGGACGGCCGCCCTGACCTAACCCCGGAAGAGCTGGATAAGACCGACCGCATTGTTGCCGTGGCCGGGGTCCATCCCTATATTAAACTTCTGGACATGGGCGCCGACGTTATTATCGGCGGCCGCTCCAGCGATTGTGTTATTTTTGCTGCCCCGGCCATCCGCGCCGGTTTTCCGGAGGACCTGGCCTACTACCTGGGTAAGGTTCTGGAGTGCGCATCCTTCTGCGCCGAACCTTATGGTGGAAAGGAGACGGTTATCGGCACCATTACCGAAAAGGAAGTCCTGGTTACGGCCATGCATCCAGAGCAGCGCTGCACAGTGGCTTCGGTAGCCGGCCATGCCATGTACGAAAGATCCAACCCCTACTACGAGTATGTCCTGGGCGGCATGCTGGATATGAGCAACTGCCGTTATGAGCAATATGACGAAAAGACCTGCCGTATTACCGGGCCGAAATTTATTCCCTCGGACGAATGGCGGGTGAAACTGGAGGGTTCCGGCAAGGTAGGCGAGCGCTACATCGGTATTGCCGGCATCCGTGATCCTTACACTATCCAGAACATCGACAAGGTTATCGAGTGGGCGAGGGCCCAGGCCCGGGAACGTTTCGGCGATACAGGTTATGAGCTCCACTACCATGTTTTTGGCAGGAACGGAGTAATGGGCGACCTGGAACCGGTTAAAGAGATCCGCTCCCATGAACTCTGCATCGTCGTCGAGGGTATCGCTCCCACCAAAGCCATGGCTGAAGAGGTCGCCATGATTGGTACCCGCCAGATGTTCTATGCTCGCCTGCCGGAGGTTAAAGGCACTGCCGGTGGTGCCGCTTTTGTCGTCGACGAAGTGTTGCCGGCTTCACCAGCCTATATATGGACAATGAACCATACAGTTGCCCTGGATGATCCTATGGAACTCTTCCCCACCTTTCTGACAGAAGCGGGAAAATAA
- a CDS encoding DUF4387 domain-containing protein: MATEKLINLAKTIRSKNAGTDKITFDIIFREKENYELVKKSGVLTPETICKLYGISQERIVDFVEFDPAYAIKFTIYRQRPSGSPGESDVFGCQQYAPLLDLEIPLE, encoded by the coding sequence ATGGCTACTGAAAAACTGATCAACCTTGCCAAGACCATCCGCAGTAAAAATGCCGGTACAGATAAAATTACCTTTGACATTATTTTCCGGGAAAAGGAAAACTACGAGCTGGTTAAAAAAAGCGGCGTCCTGACCCCGGAAACTATATGCAAGCTTTATGGTATTAGTCAGGAAAGAATTGTCGATTTTGTTGAATTCGATCCTGCTTATGCTATTAAATTTACCATTTACCGGCAGCGCCCCAGCGGCAGCCCGGGGGAATCCGATGTCTTTGGCTGCCAGCAGTACGCCCCCTTGCTGGATCTCGAAATACCGTTAGAATAA
- a CDS encoding response regulator, which produces MTAKGARVLIIDDETPIRRLLKVALKAHGYEVAEAVSGLQGVQQAALLHPDLVILDLGLPDLDGLEVVKRLREWSRVPIIILSVREQEDDKIKALDAGADDYVTKPFGMGELLARMRAALRHAAQNGDEPVLTVGGLTVDLARRLVTVDGREIKLTPTEYELLKNLALNAGRVMTHRQLLRTIWGPGYQEETHYLRVYIGQLRRKIETDPTRPRYIITEPGVGYRLVGGE; this is translated from the coding sequence GTGACCGCTAAGGGTGCTCGCGTCCTTATTATTGATGATGAAACCCCTATCCGCCGCCTGTTAAAGGTTGCCCTGAAGGCCCACGGTTACGAAGTGGCCGAGGCGGTTTCGGGACTACAGGGAGTGCAGCAAGCCGCCTTGCTGCACCCGGATCTGGTTATTCTTGATCTGGGTTTGCCCGACCTGGACGGTCTGGAGGTAGTTAAACGCCTGCGGGAATGGTCCCGGGTGCCCATCATCATCCTGTCCGTACGGGAGCAGGAGGATGATAAAATTAAGGCCCTGGATGCCGGTGCCGATGACTATGTCACCAAGCCCTTTGGTATGGGGGAGCTCCTGGCCCGGATGCGGGCGGCCCTAAGACATGCGGCCCAGAACGGTGATGAACCGGTACTTACCGTTGGGGGCTTGACCGTCGATTTGGCCCGCCGCCTGGTTACGGTTGACGGCCGGGAAATCAAGCTTACGCCTACTGAGTACGAACTCCTGAAAAACCTGGCCCTTAATGCCGGCCGGGTAATGACTCACCGCCAGCTTTTACGCACCATCTGGGGACCGGGGTATCAGGAAGAAACCCATTACCTGCGCGTCTACATCGGGCAGCTCAGGCGTAAAATTGAAACCGACCCCACCCGGCCCCGCTATATCATCACCGAACCCGGAGTCGGCTACCGCCTGGTAGGCGGGGAATAA